The following are encoded together in the Chaetodon auriga isolate fChaAug3 chromosome 4, fChaAug3.hap1, whole genome shotgun sequence genome:
- the LOC143319289 gene encoding extracellular superoxide dismutase [Cu-Zn]-like: MRLHGSMGMLGALLVLLAGCQQCVSANSDTLAPPEVSLYNGTLYAACKMRPNTPLAAGLPRVYGQVLFKQDYPQGKLKVLLRISGFPVRGDPELRAVHIHQFGDLSKGCESTGGHYNPYNEDHPNHPGDFGNFETQQGKISALIEAEATLFGGVSAIGRAVVVHEKMDDLGLGGDAGSLLNGNAGGRLGCCIIGLSTPDLWNTHYKQFNRRLRGN, encoded by the exons ATGCGTCTTCACGG GTCAATGGGTATGTTGGGAGCTCTGCTGGTTCTGCTGGCAGGCTGTCAACAATGTGTCTCAGCTAATAGTGACACTTTGGCTCCACCAGAGGTCTCTCTGTACAATGGCACCCTGTATGCAGCCTGCAAAATGAGACCCAACACCCCGCTGGCTGCGGGTCTGCCCAGAGTCTACGGTCAGGTGCTGTTTAAGCAGGATTACCCTCAGGGGAAGCTCAAAGTCCTTCTTCGGATCAGTGGCTTCCCAGTAAGGGGTGATCCGGAGCTCAGAGCAGTGCACATCCATCAGTTCGGAGACCTGAGCAAAGGGTGTGAATCCACCGGTGGCCACTACAATCCTTACAATGAAGATCACCCCAACCACCCCGGAGACTTTGGGAACTTCGAGACCCAGCAGGGGAAAATCAGCGCCCTGATAGAAGCTGAGGCCACGCTGTTCGGAGGGGTGTCTGCCATCGGAAGAGCCGTGGTGGTCCATGAGAAGATGGACGACTTGGGGCTCGGTGGAGACGCTGGGAGCCTGCTGAACGGAAACGCTGGGGGGAGGCTCGGCTGCTGCATCATCGGCCTTTCCACCCCTGACCTCTGGAACACACACTACAAGCAGTTCAACAGGCGGCTCAGGGGTAACTAG